A section of the Petrimonas sulfuriphila genome encodes:
- a CDS encoding TonB-dependent receptor, whose translation MKNNKLGIPIPNFLLFIMKVTFLLFVIGVFQIYALDSYAQKTHLTLHENEIELDKLFSKIENQTDFYFFYSNDQINKHLKVSINVENKTIYEVLNLVLNNTGITYHVNNKAIILNVDNKSTSQSQQQAKRQITGKVKDERGEPIIGANIIEKGTSNGVITDIDGLFIISVGNNAVLQVSYLGYVTQEITVGNQNSVAITLIEDLKTLEEVVVIGYGTQKRVNLTGSVASVSSETLTKRQVGQTSLALQGVAPGVTVVQRSGQPGLDAGNINIRGIGTLNNSSPLILVDGLEMGINNIDVSTIESISVLKDAASSSIYGSKAANGVILITTKRASESKFNIAYSGYVAQQSPTNLPDKVNAIDHILLLNESKINAGAGVVYTDEQIKNWKEKGPNDRDNYPDTDWQKEILRGSGLQQNHNLTLTGGTEKLKVLASLGYLNQKGIIEKVNFERISIRLNTDFVFTKNFSSSLDLFLYNSNRNSVSRYNSNSGNSSGIGYIFFLMNKLPAVQAMQYSNENYAEGQNGENPVASIYEGGFTNDKSTPITGNMSFKWEPYKDFWMQTAFSPSISYPLSRSFVKQVTTYNPNGSIFSQLPSKSNLTEESTYNRYLQSRTTANYHKSISNHTISALGGFQYESNFYSGFNAFRDDFPFPEYSVLQSGSVENMRNDGWAGENVLLSWFGRVNYDYMSKYLLEANIRYDGSSKFAKGKKWGAFPSFSAGWRLSEESFWDNFKENVSNVKIRGSWGTLGNQNIGNDYPFSSNIDMSAKYISGDNLIDGAAILTMNNPNITWETTTMSNIGLDLSFWYKLNFTFDWFYKKTNDILMRLDIPGTMGLEPTFQNAGVVENKGYDLNIVYMDKIGDFDFDISFNFSDVKNKITDLKGINGTGLVTNRERYAINSLYMRKSLGILSKDDFNGDGSYKWERQGRTLAPGDLRYANLNDDDIVNADDREVLGSTIPRYTYGFNFSGRYKGFDLNILLQGVGKIDGYLSQIAMYPFWSGGTAFTMHKDRWTEENENVHAAFPRLYFYDSANNYLDSDFYMKSAAYLRAKNIQLGYKVPTSISRRALMEHLRFYISGENLFTFTNFWKGWDPEVSPASGGAYYPQVKTISAGVDIRF comes from the coding sequence ATGAAAAATAACAAACTTGGAATACCTATTCCTAATTTTTTATTGTTTATTATGAAAGTGACTTTCTTATTGTTTGTCATTGGCGTTTTTCAAATATATGCTCTCGACTCATATGCTCAGAAAACACATCTGACACTCCATGAAAATGAGATTGAATTGGACAAACTTTTCAGTAAAATAGAAAATCAAACTGATTTCTACTTTTTTTATAGTAATGATCAGATTAATAAACATCTGAAAGTTTCAATAAACGTAGAAAACAAGACTATTTACGAAGTCCTGAATCTTGTCCTAAACAATACCGGTATAACCTATCATGTGAATAATAAGGCGATTATTTTGAATGTCGACAATAAATCAACATCTCAATCTCAACAACAAGCTAAACGACAGATAACTGGTAAGGTGAAAGATGAACGTGGGGAACCAATTATTGGGGCAAACATCATCGAAAAGGGGACGTCCAATGGGGTTATAACAGATATAGATGGACTTTTTATTATCTCTGTTGGAAATAATGCTGTTTTACAGGTTTCCTATCTTGGTTACGTTACGCAAGAAATAACGGTTGGAAACCAGAATTCTGTTGCAATTACTTTGATTGAAGATCTAAAAACTCTGGAAGAAGTTGTTGTGATAGGATATGGTACACAAAAACGTGTAAATCTTACAGGCTCTGTCGCTTCGGTGAGTAGTGAAACATTGACTAAACGTCAGGTTGGCCAAACTTCTCTAGCCTTACAAGGTGTTGCTCCGGGAGTTACCGTTGTTCAACGATCTGGACAACCCGGATTGGATGCTGGAAATATAAATATCAGAGGGATCGGAACGTTAAATAATTCTAGCCCTTTAATTTTGGTTGATGGGCTTGAAATGGGGATAAATAATATTGATGTTTCGACAATTGAATCAATTTCGGTCTTAAAAGATGCTGCATCCTCTTCTATATATGGATCTAAAGCGGCTAATGGTGTTATTTTAATCACCACTAAACGTGCATCTGAAAGTAAATTCAATATTGCATATAGCGGGTATGTTGCACAACAATCTCCAACGAATCTTCCCGATAAGGTAAATGCAATTGATCATATACTTCTTCTAAATGAATCAAAGATTAATGCCGGTGCGGGTGTAGTCTATACAGATGAGCAAATTAAAAATTGGAAAGAGAAAGGTCCGAATGACAGAGATAATTATCCGGATACGGATTGGCAAAAAGAGATTTTAAGGGGAAGTGGATTGCAGCAGAACCACAACTTGACACTAACAGGAGGAACAGAGAAATTGAAAGTGTTAGCATCTTTAGGATATTTGAATCAGAAAGGAATAATTGAAAAAGTTAATTTTGAAAGAATCTCCATTCGATTGAATACTGATTTTGTTTTTACAAAGAATTTTTCCTCGTCATTGGATTTATTTCTTTATAATTCTAATCGAAATTCTGTTTCCAGGTATAATAGTAATTCAGGAAATTCATCTGGGATAGGATATATTTTCTTTTTAATGAATAAGCTGCCTGCTGTTCAGGCTATGCAATATTCAAATGAAAATTATGCCGAAGGGCAAAATGGTGAGAATCCTGTAGCCAGTATATATGAAGGAGGCTTTACGAATGACAAATCCACTCCAATTACAGGAAATATGTCGTTCAAGTGGGAACCTTATAAGGATTTCTGGATGCAAACAGCTTTTTCACCTTCAATTTCATACCCTTTGTCTAGAAGTTTTGTCAAACAGGTAACAACATATAATCCAAATGGAAGTATTTTTTCCCAACTTCCAAGTAAATCTAATTTGACAGAAGAGTCAACTTATAATAGATATCTTCAATCAAGAACAACGGCTAATTATCATAAGTCAATAAGTAATCATACAATCTCTGCTTTGGGCGGATTTCAATATGAATCTAATTTTTACTCAGGATTTAACGCCTTTAGAGATGATTTTCCATTTCCCGAATATTCTGTATTACAATCCGGGTCTGTTGAGAATATGAGAAATGATGGATGGGCTGGGGAAAATGTTCTTCTTTCCTGGTTTGGACGAGTTAATTATGATTATATGAGTAAATATTTGCTTGAAGCAAATATACGATATGATGGCTCATCGAAATTTGCAAAAGGTAAAAAATGGGGGGCTTTCCCATCTTTCTCAGCTGGTTGGAGGTTATCGGAAGAATCATTCTGGGATAATTTTAAGGAAAATGTATCCAATGTTAAAATAAGAGGCTCATGGGGTACTTTGGGAAATCAAAATATAGGAAATGATTATCCCTTTTCTTCTAATATTGATATGAGTGCAAAATATATTTCAGGTGATAACCTGATAGATGGGGCAGCTATTTTAACTATGAATAATCCCAATATTACATGGGAAACAACCACAATGTCAAATATAGGGTTGGATTTGAGTTTTTGGTACAAGCTGAATTTTACTTTCGATTGGTTTTATAAAAAAACAAACGATATTTTAATGCGTTTGGATATTCCGGGTACAATGGGATTGGAGCCTACATTTCAAAATGCTGGAGTTGTTGAAAATAAAGGATACGATTTGAATATTGTTTATATGGACAAAATTGGAGATTTCGATTTTGATATATCATTCAATTTTTCTGACGTTAAGAACAAAATCACTGATTTGAAAGGTATTAACGGAACAGGCCTAGTAACCAACCGAGAAAGATATGCTATCAACTCTTTATATATGAGAAAAAGCTTGGGGATCTTATCTAAAGACGATTTTAATGGTGATGGTTCGTATAAATGGGAACGCCAAGGACGTACTTTAGCTCCAGGTGATTTAAGATATGCTAATTTGAATGATGATGATATTGTAAATGCTGATGACAGGGAGGTTTTAGGTTCTACAATTCCTCGTTACACTTATGGATTCAATTTTAGTGGACGTTATAAAGGATTTGATTTGAATATATTGCTTCAAGGAGTAGGTAAAATTGACGGATATTTGTCGCAGATAGCAATGTATCCATTCTGGTCGGGTGGAACAGCTTTTACGATGCATAAAGATCGTTGGACTGAAGAGAATGAGAATGTACACGCAGCTTTCCCGCGTTTATATTTTTATGATTCTGCAAACAATTACCTTGATTCGGATTTCTATATGAAAAGTGCAGCCTATTTAAGAGCAAAGAATATCCAATTAGGTTATAAAGTACCTACATCAATTTCCAGACGTGCATTAATGGAGCATTTACGATTTTATATTTCCGGAGAAAATTTATTCACTTTTACTAATTTTTGGAAAGGATGGGATCCGGAAGTTTCTCCCGCTTCAGGTGGAGCATATTATCCTCAGGTAAAGACCATAAGTGCCGGTGTAGATATCAGGTTTTAA
- a CDS encoding FecR domain-containing protein, producing MLPITEEIIVRSIQKIATPEEMVMLNKWLKEEDGHIAYYCQLEEIWNSGKSLSEEAVYSGWQILAGEIDALSRRYQPLIAPLKKRKIGWFRYSAAVFMGVLIASAVWMTLSDSLKEPQQYILVQNVVYNKTGVQSVVLPDQSEVWMNENTRITYPERFTERKRSVSLEGKAYFDIRKDSEKPFIVQIGNVEIEVTGTEFFVESGLEEQSCITLISGGINLNYKDREGQYLSTSLVPGEQARINALNGNVEIENIDTGYYIAWKDGTYRFTDETLGRIVPLLAKHFDLDIHIAPSLKNKRFTGRVIPGEIIEDVLNSIGKSYPIEYRISGKNIYIDEK from the coding sequence ATGTTGCCGATAACTGAAGAAATAATTGTCCGATCCATCCAGAAAATTGCTACTCCGGAAGAAATGGTCATGCTCAATAAGTGGTTGAAGGAGGAGGACGGACATATAGCATATTACTGCCAACTCGAAGAGATATGGAACTCAGGTAAAAGTTTATCCGAAGAAGCTGTTTACAGTGGTTGGCAGATACTTGCCGGAGAAATTGACGCACTTTCACGGAGATATCAGCCGCTTATTGCCCCGCTTAAAAAACGAAAGATTGGTTGGTTTCGTTACTCCGCTGCTGTATTTATGGGCGTGCTGATTGCCTCAGCCGTTTGGATGACTCTGTCCGACTCCTTGAAAGAACCACAGCAATACATCCTTGTGCAAAATGTGGTTTACAATAAGACAGGTGTACAATCCGTTGTTTTACCCGATCAATCGGAAGTGTGGATGAATGAGAATACCCGGATAACCTATCCCGAAAGGTTTACAGAAAGGAAGCGGTCGGTATCTCTGGAGGGAAAAGCTTATTTTGACATTCGTAAAGATTCGGAGAAACCATTTATTGTACAAATAGGAAATGTGGAAATAGAAGTTACCGGTACGGAATTTTTTGTAGAATCCGGTCTGGAAGAACAATCGTGCATAACCCTGATTTCAGGAGGTATTAATCTAAACTATAAAGATAGGGAAGGACAATACTTGTCGACCTCTCTTGTTCCCGGGGAACAAGCCCGTATAAACGCTTTGAACGGCAATGTGGAAATTGAAAATATCGATACCGGTTATTATATCGCCTGGAAAGACGGAACTTATAGGTTTACGGATGAAACTTTGGGGAGAATCGTACCCTTATTGGCTAAGCATTTTGATCTGGATATCCATATCGCTCCATCTTTGAAAAATAAAAGATTTACCGGTAGGGTCATACCGGGAGAGATTATAGAGGATGTTTTGAATTCAATCGGGAAAAGTTATCCGATCGAATACCGCATCTCTGGAAAAAATATCTATATCGATGAAAAATAG